From the genome of Triticum aestivum cultivar Chinese Spring chromosome 3B, IWGSC CS RefSeq v2.1, whole genome shotgun sequence, one region includes:
- the LOC123070800 gene encoding 50S ribosomal subunit assembly factor BipA, protein MAAALLLRGLRSSASRARPAVPSPASAPPPFASSLLHRLYSSAAASAASPPASALGGVTDPARIRNVAVIAHVDHGKTTLMDRLLRQCGADIPHERAMDNISLERERGITISSKVTSVSWKENELNMVDTPGHADFGGEVERVVGMVEGAVLVVDAGEGPLAQTKFVLSKALKYGLRPILLLNKVDRPSVSEETCNEVESLVFDLFANLGATEEQLDFPVLYASAKEGWASLKFTKCPPDSEKNMSPLLDSIVQHVRSPKADLEAPFQMLVSMMERDFYLGRILTGRVTSGVIRVGDKVHGLRITDEGVQKIEDGKVVKLMKKKGTSMAVIEAAGAGDIISMAGLSGPAIGHTVANPEVLTALPAVELDPPTISMTFGVNDSPLAGRDGTHVTGAKIGNRLMAEAETNLAINVLPGPLSESYEVQGRGELQLGILIENMRREGFELSVSPPRVMYKTERGERLEPIEEVTVEVDEEHIGFVLETLNNRKGELLDMGPVPGTTGRTRVFMTCPSRGLVGVKGVFNSFTRGTGFMHRAFQAYAKYRGPLGTVRKGVLVSVGRGFITSHALMSLEARGTLFVSPGMETYEGMIVGEHSRDSDLEINPVRTKELTNIRAPGKDENIRLSPPRLMTLEEAIGYVAVDELIEVTPKVIRLRKKYLDANKRKMMKNKIMQ, encoded by the exons ATGGCCGCAGCGCTCCTGCTCCGCGGCCTCCGCTCGTCGGCGAGCCGGGCgcgccccgccgtcccctcgccggcCTCGGCCCCGCCGCCCTTCGCCTCCTCGCTCCTCCACCGCCTCTACTCCTCCGCGGCCGCGTCCGCGGCCAGCCCGCCCGCCTCCGCGCTGGGAGGCGTCACCGACCCGGCCCGCATCCGCAACGTGGCGGTGATTGCCCACGTCGACCACGGGAAGACGACGCTGATGGACCGGCTCCTGCGGCAGTGCGGCGCCGACATCCCCCACGAGCGCGCCATGGACAACATCAGCCTCGAGCGCGAGCGCGGCATCACCATCTCCTCCAAG GTCACTTCTGTCTCTTGGAAGGAGAATGAGCTCAACATGGTCGATACCCCTGGCCACGCTGATTTTGGTGGCGAA GTTGAGCGAGTTGTTGGAATGGTGGAAGGGGCGGTCTTGGTTGTTGATGCTGGGGAGGGACCTTTAGCACAAACTAAATTTGTGCTTTCAAAGGCTTTGAAGTATGGTTTACGCCCAATCCTCCTCCTCAACAAGGTTGATAGGCCTTCAG TTTCTGAAGAAACCTGCAACGAAGTTGAGAGCTTGGTCTTCGATCTTTTTGCAAATCTGGGTGCCACAG AAGAACAGCTAGATTTCCCAGTTCTTTATGCATCAGCTAAAGAAGGGTGGGCTTCCTTGAAATTCACTAAGTGTCCGCCTGATAGTGAAAAAAACATGTCTCCTTTGCTTGATTCAATTGTACAACATGTTCGTTCCCCAAAAGCTGACCTTGAGGCTCCGTTTCAAATGTTG GTTTCCATGATGGAGCGTGATTTTTACCTAGGAAGAATACTCACTGGGCGTGTAACCTCTGGAGTTATCCGTGTTGGCGACAAAGTTCATGGTCTGCGCATCACGGATGAAGGGGTTCAGAAGATTGAGGATGGAAAG GTTGTCAAGCTCATGAAAAAGAAAGGCACAAGCATGGCAGTAATAGAGGCTGCAGGAGCTGGTGATATAATCTCAATGGCTGGATTGTCTGGTCCAGCAATTGGACACACCGTGGCAAATCCGGAG GTTTTGACTGCTCTGCCTGCAGTTGAGTTGGACCCTCCCACAATTTCTATGACTTTCGGTGTGAATGATTCACCACTGGCTGGCCGTGATGGCACTCAT GTAACTGGAGCGAAAATTGGGAACCGTTTGATGGCAGAGGCCGAAACAAACTTGGCAATTAATGTTCTTCCTGGACCATTGTCAGAATCTTATGAAGTTCAAGGAAGGGGAGAGCTTCAGTTAG GAATCTTAATTGAGAACATGCGGCGTGAAGGATTTGAGCTTTCAGTTTCACCCCCAAGAGTGAT GTATAAAACAGAGCGTGGGGAAAGACTAGAGCCTATTGAAGAAGTAACTGTCGAG GTGGACGAGGAGCATATCGGATTTGTGTTGGAAACCCTTAACAACAGGAAGGGGGAATTGTTGGACATGGGCCCTGTTCCTGGGACAACTGGAAGAACTCGGGTCTTCATGACCTGTCCATCTAG GGGTTTGGTGGGTGTTAAAGGAGTTTTCAACAGCTTTACACGTGGAACTGGATTTATGCACCGTGCTTTCCAGG CATATGCTAAATACAGAGGTCCACTAGGCACTGTTAGAAAAGGAGTTCTG GTATCTGTTGGCAGAGGATTTATCACTTCACATGCACTCATGAGTTTAGAAGCTCGTGGTACTCTTTTTGTCTCTCCTGGGATGGAG ACATACGAAGGCATGATAGTTGGCGAGCATTCACGTGATAGTGATCTTGAG ATCAATCCTGTGAGAACTAAAGAACTTACAAACATCCGAGCTCCTGGAAAGGATGAAAATATCCGCCTGTCTCCACCTCGCTTG atgactTTGGAAGAGGCAATTGGATATGTTGCTGTAGATGAGCTTATTGAG GTTACTCCCAAGGTCATACGGCTTAGGAAGAAATATCTGGACGCCAACAAACGCAAGATGATGAAAAACAAAATCATGCAGTGA